One Streptomyces sp. B21-105 genomic region harbors:
- a CDS encoding MFS transporter, with translation MRRVAVASFIGTAIEFYDFYIYGTAAALVIDEAFFPNLSRVNGVLAAFSTYAVAFVARPLGSVLFGHFGDRVGRKSVLVTSLLLMGLSTAAVGLLPTYGMWGAWAPALLVLLRFLQGIGLGGEWGGAALLAVEHAPPGRRGRYAAYPQLGPSVGFLGATGVFLLLSTAVSDEAFQGWAWRVPFLLSLVLVAVGLFVRLQISETPAFRRVMADRRTCRTPFVEVVRGYPRELLLGSGAMIVAYGLFYTATTYCLSYGTKTLGVGRTTMLLASMAAVVFLAAGTWVAATRSDRLGRRRMALSGTIAAAVWGPLLFPLLDTGHLPLIILGLGGTLLLMGVIYGPMGAFLPELFPAELRYSGAGLAYSLGGVAGGAVAPLVATRLQAEFGSASVGWYVSFMAALSLICLLLLPETRERELMKV, from the coding sequence ATGCGACGCGTCGCCGTGGCGAGCTTCATCGGCACGGCGATCGAGTTCTACGACTTCTACATCTACGGCACCGCTGCCGCACTCGTCATCGATGAGGCGTTCTTCCCCAACCTCTCCCGGGTCAACGGCGTACTCGCCGCCTTCTCCACCTACGCCGTAGCCTTCGTGGCTCGTCCTCTGGGCTCGGTCCTGTTCGGCCACTTCGGGGACAGGGTGGGCCGCAAGTCCGTTCTCGTGACCTCTCTGCTTCTCATGGGCCTCTCGACGGCGGCGGTCGGCTTGCTGCCGACGTACGGCATGTGGGGAGCCTGGGCGCCGGCGCTGCTGGTGCTACTGCGTTTCCTGCAGGGCATCGGGCTCGGCGGAGAGTGGGGCGGTGCGGCCCTGCTGGCCGTGGAGCACGCACCGCCCGGTCGCAGAGGGCGGTACGCGGCCTACCCCCAGCTCGGTCCCTCCGTCGGCTTCCTTGGCGCGACCGGTGTCTTTCTGCTGCTGTCCACCGCGGTGAGTGACGAAGCGTTTCAGGGGTGGGCGTGGCGGGTTCCCTTCCTGCTGTCGCTCGTCCTGGTGGCGGTGGGCCTGTTCGTCCGGCTTCAGATCAGTGAAACTCCTGCCTTCAGGAGGGTGATGGCAGACCGGCGGACCTGCCGGACTCCCTTCGTCGAAGTCGTTCGCGGCTACCCGCGGGAGCTGTTGCTGGGCTCTGGCGCGATGATCGTGGCGTACGGCTTGTTCTACACCGCCACCACGTACTGCCTGTCGTACGGGACCAAGACGCTCGGTGTCGGCCGCACCACCATGCTGCTGGCCTCCATGGCCGCGGTTGTCTTCCTCGCTGCCGGAACATGGGTCGCTGCGACGAGATCCGACCGGCTCGGCCGACGGCGCATGGCGCTTTCCGGCACGATCGCGGCGGCGGTGTGGGGCCCGCTGCTCTTTCCGCTCCTGGACACCGGTCACCTGCCGCTGATCATCCTCGGGCTCGGCGGCACTCTTTTGCTCATGGGTGTGATCTACGGACCCATGGGGGCGTTCCTGCCTGAGTTGTTCCCGGCGGAACTGCGCTACTCCGGGGCCGGTCTCGCCTACAGTCTCGGTGGCGTGGCGGGAGGCGCTGTCGCGCCACTGGTGGCGACACGTCTCCAGGCCGAGTTCGGCTCGGCTTCGGTCGGCTGGTACGTGAGCTTCATGGCTGCACTGTCGCTGATCTGCCTGCTGCTTCTGCCCGAGACGCGAGAACGCGAGCTGATGAAGGTCTGA
- a CDS encoding S53 family peptidase has product MGRTAREKAFRWAAATVAALAVTATVAPVSYADTTGEPGPRRVGSAPKVPQGADRSADPAPGQTLDLSVILEPRDQAALNRFVADVANPKSPNYRQYLGTGEFATAFGALPRTVERVRAELEAKGLTVGEPEADGLTLPVRATVAEAAKAFATEFDGYKLKNGKTGVTNTRAPQFGGTTAGDIRAVVGLNTLATYEPRNTGAKGPARKQRTTDPSDGARQSRLTGTTPTMCSSIRDLYAQPPAAYDKQDYWSARSLATAYNMADQPNVQTGTTVAVYSLENYDLRDIASYQACHGTKAPVSSVRVNGGPTDPADLDTGVGLETALDVETIIGLAPQAKILVYQGPNTWEDGVDVFRRIVTENRAKVVSVSWGSCEVNTPTDVMDAETLAFQQAAAQGQTIVAASGDSGSTGCYSDDYNDPNADQLVTDNPASSPYVLGVGGTTMQTSVSNQTTWTGSGGGVSRRFPLAADGFQSGRTGAGYSDACVAGASQVCRQVPDVSGVGDPATGYPVAFGHDTDGNQYWHIIGGTSGAAPVWAALMAQADQDLACQANGSVGDVHSALYKLPATAFRDVTTGDNNVLESGNFSGLYQAGTGYDLATGLGTPNGREIVKGLCQSVPRSPAGTFNALTPARILDTRYGIGRTGTSPVAANATVKLKVTGVGGVPATGVTAVVVNVTAASPTATGHLIAYPSGTTRPSSSNMNWLKGQIVPNLVTVPVGKDGSIDLFNAGSGTVHFIADVSGYYSTEAGGSTYLPKGPARVLDTRNAIGVPGKTPVAGQGTVSLKVAGVGGVPATGATAVVLNVTATGATSTGHLIAYPNGATRPTASNINWLTGQTRPNMVVLPIGADGKVNLYNAGLGTVHFIADVFGYFTPTTEGSSFHTAGPSRLLDTRYALGTSRTTPVSGGSTLVLNINDGHTLANAKAVVLNVTVTAPTTNGFLTVWPDGTTLPNASNLNWTTGQTVANLVTVPVVNGKIDFRPNAGGVHVIADLFGYYL; this is encoded by the coding sequence ATGGGCCGTACCGCCCGTGAGAAGGCATTCAGATGGGCCGCGGCGACCGTCGCCGCACTGGCCGTGACTGCCACCGTAGCGCCGGTGTCGTACGCGGACACGACAGGTGAGCCGGGCCCGCGGCGGGTCGGCTCGGCGCCGAAGGTCCCGCAGGGCGCCGACCGTTCGGCGGACCCGGCGCCGGGGCAGACGCTCGACCTGAGCGTCATCCTGGAGCCGCGCGACCAGGCTGCGCTGAACCGTTTCGTCGCCGACGTCGCCAACCCCAAGTCCCCGAACTACCGTCAGTACCTCGGTACGGGCGAGTTCGCGACCGCGTTCGGCGCGCTGCCGCGGACCGTGGAGCGGGTCCGCGCCGAGCTCGAGGCGAAGGGCCTCACGGTCGGCGAACCGGAGGCCGACGGCCTCACGCTGCCGGTGCGCGCCACGGTCGCCGAGGCGGCGAAGGCCTTCGCGACGGAGTTCGACGGCTACAAGCTGAAGAACGGCAAAACCGGTGTCACCAACACCCGCGCGCCGCAGTTCGGCGGTACGACCGCGGGCGACATCCGCGCGGTCGTCGGCCTGAACACGCTGGCGACGTACGAGCCGAGGAACACCGGCGCCAAGGGCCCGGCCCGCAAGCAGCGGACCACGGATCCGAGCGATGGCGCCCGCCAGTCCCGTCTGACGGGGACCACCCCGACGATGTGCTCGTCCATCAGGGACCTGTACGCCCAGCCCCCTGCCGCGTACGACAAGCAGGACTACTGGAGCGCCAGGTCCCTGGCGACCGCGTACAACATGGCGGACCAGCCCAACGTGCAGACCGGCACCACCGTCGCCGTCTACTCGCTGGAGAACTACGACCTGCGCGACATCGCGAGCTACCAGGCTTGCCACGGCACGAAGGCCCCGGTCAGCTCGGTGCGGGTCAACGGCGGTCCGACGGATCCGGCGGACCTCGACACCGGCGTGGGTCTGGAGACCGCGCTGGACGTCGAGACCATCATCGGTCTCGCCCCGCAGGCCAAGATCCTCGTCTACCAAGGCCCGAACACCTGGGAGGACGGGGTCGACGTCTTCCGCAGGATCGTCACGGAGAACCGGGCCAAGGTCGTCTCCGTCAGCTGGGGCAGCTGTGAGGTGAACACGCCGACCGACGTGATGGACGCCGAGACCCTGGCGTTCCAGCAGGCCGCCGCCCAGGGCCAGACCATCGTCGCCGCCTCCGGCGACAGCGGCTCCACCGGCTGCTACAGCGACGACTACAACGACCCCAACGCCGACCAGCTGGTCACCGACAACCCGGCGAGCTCGCCGTACGTCCTCGGCGTCGGCGGCACCACCATGCAGACCTCGGTCTCCAACCAGACCACGTGGACCGGCTCCGGCGGCGGCGTCTCCCGCCGCTTCCCGCTGGCCGCCGACGGCTTCCAGAGCGGCAGGACCGGTGCCGGCTACAGCGACGCCTGCGTCGCCGGCGCGAGCCAGGTCTGCCGTCAGGTCCCGGACGTCTCCGGCGTCGGCGACCCGGCCACCGGCTACCCCGTCGCCTTCGGCCACGACACCGACGGCAACCAGTACTGGCACATCATCGGCGGCACCAGCGGCGCCGCCCCGGTGTGGGCCGCGCTCATGGCGCAGGCCGACCAGGACCTCGCCTGCCAGGCCAACGGCTCCGTGGGCGATGTCCACTCCGCGCTGTACAAGCTCCCGGCCACCGCGTTCCGTGACGTCACCACCGGCGACAACAACGTGCTGGAATCCGGCAACTTCAGCGGTTTGTACCAGGCCGGCACCGGCTATGACCTCGCGACCGGCCTCGGTACCCCGAACGGCCGCGAGATCGTCAAGGGCCTGTGCCAGTCCGTCCCGCGCTCCCCGGCCGGCACCTTCAACGCGCTGACCCCGGCTCGCATCCTCGACACCCGCTACGGCATAGGCCGCACCGGCACCTCCCCGGTCGCCGCGAACGCCACGGTCAAGCTGAAGGTGACGGGCGTCGGCGGCGTCCCGGCCACCGGTGTCACCGCGGTCGTCGTGAACGTCACGGCCGCATCGCCCACCGCGACCGGTCACCTCATCGCGTACCCGAGCGGCACCACCCGCCCGTCCTCGTCCAACATGAACTGGCTGAAGGGCCAGATCGTCCCGAACCTGGTGACCGTCCCGGTCGGCAAGGACGGCTCGATCGACCTCTTCAACGCCGGCAGCGGCACCGTGCACTTCATCGCGGACGTCTCCGGCTACTACTCCACCGAGGCCGGCGGCAGCACCTACCTGCCCAAGGGACCGGCCCGGGTCCTCGACACCCGCAACGCCATCGGCGTCCCCGGCAAGACCCCGGTCGCCGGCCAGGGCACCGTGTCCCTGAAGGTCGCGGGCGTCGGCGGGGTGCCCGCCACGGGCGCCACCGCCGTGGTCCTCAACGTCACGGCCACCGGGGCGACCTCGACGGGCCACCTGATCGCGTACCCGAACGGCGCCACCCGCCCGACCGCGTCGAACATCAACTGGCTCACGGGCCAGACGCGCCCGAACATGGTGGTCCTGCCCATCGGCGCCGACGGCAAGGTGAACCTGTACAACGCCGGCCTCGGCACCGTGCACTTCATCGCGGACGTCTTCGGCTACTTCACGCCCACTACGGAGGGCTCGTCCTTCCACACCGCGGGCCCGAGCCGGCTGCTCGACACCCGGTACGCCCTCGGCACGTCCCGCACCACGCCGGTGTCCGGCGGCTCCACCCTGGTGCTGAACATCAACGACGGCCACACCCTGGCGAACGCCAAGGCCGTGGTCCTCAACGTCACCGTAACGGCCCCGACGACCAACGGCTTCCTGACCGTCTGGCCGGATGGGACCACCCTGCCGAACGCGTCCAACCTCAACTGGACCACCGGCCAGACCGTGGCCAACCTGGTGACCGTGCCCGTCGTCAACGGAAAGATCGACTTCCGTCCGAACGCCGGCGGCGTGCACGTGATCGCCGACCTGTTCGGGTACTACCTGTAG
- a CDS encoding acyl-CoA mutase large subunit family protein — protein MARESESGLPIEPVYGPQDLAGWDPAEQLGEPGAYPFTRGVYPSMYTGRPWTMRQYAGFGTAVESNARYRQLIAHGTTGLSVAFDLPTQMGHDSDAPIAHGEVGKVGVAIDSVEDMRVLFDGIPLDQVSTSMTINAPAALLLLMYQLVGEEQGVPADRLTGTIQNDVLKEYIARGTYIFPPKPSLRLIADIFRYCRAEIPRWNTISISGYHMAEAGASPAQEIAFTLADGIEYVRTAVAAGMDVDDFAPRLSFFFVARTTLLEEVAKFRAARRIWARVMKEEFGAKNPKSLMLRFHTQTAGVQLTAQQPEVNLVRVAVQGLAAVLGGTQSLHTNSFDEAIALPTDKSARLALRTQQVLAHETDVTATVDPFAGSYVVERMTDDLEEAIVGLMRRVEDLGGAVSAIEHGFQKNEIERSAYRIAQQTDSGERVVVGVNRFRLDAEEPYEPLRVDPAIEAQQAERLARLRAERDPAAVDAALDALRKAAQGEDNVLYPMKDALRARATVGEVCNALREVWGTYVPSDAF, from the coding sequence ATGGCGCGTGAGTCGGAGTCCGGACTGCCCATCGAGCCGGTGTACGGCCCGCAGGACCTGGCGGGCTGGGACCCTGCCGAGCAGCTGGGCGAGCCGGGCGCGTACCCCTTCACCAGGGGCGTCTACCCGTCGATGTACACGGGCCGACCCTGGACGATGCGCCAGTACGCGGGGTTCGGCACCGCGGTCGAGTCCAACGCCCGCTACCGGCAGCTGATCGCCCACGGCACCACGGGCCTGTCCGTCGCCTTCGACCTGCCCACCCAGATGGGCCACGACTCCGACGCCCCCATCGCGCACGGCGAGGTCGGCAAGGTCGGCGTGGCGATCGACTCGGTCGAGGACATGCGGGTGCTGTTCGACGGGATCCCGCTGGACCAGGTGTCGACGTCCATGACGATCAACGCCCCCGCCGCGCTGCTGCTGCTGATGTACCAGCTGGTCGGCGAGGAGCAGGGCGTCCCGGCCGACCGGCTCACCGGCACGATCCAGAACGACGTGCTGAAGGAGTACATCGCACGCGGGACGTACATCTTCCCGCCGAAGCCCTCGCTCCGTCTGATCGCCGACATCTTCAGGTACTGCCGGGCCGAGATCCCGAGGTGGAACACCATCTCCATCTCCGGCTACCACATGGCGGAGGCGGGCGCGTCGCCGGCGCAGGAGATCGCCTTCACGCTGGCCGACGGCATCGAGTACGTCCGCACGGCGGTCGCCGCGGGCATGGACGTGGACGACTTCGCACCCCGGCTGTCGTTCTTCTTCGTGGCCCGCACGACGCTCCTCGAGGAGGTCGCGAAGTTCCGCGCCGCCCGCCGGATCTGGGCGCGGGTGATGAAGGAGGAGTTCGGCGCGAAGAACCCCAAGTCGCTGATGCTGCGCTTCCACACGCAGACCGCCGGCGTCCAGCTGACGGCCCAGCAGCCCGAGGTGAACCTGGTCCGGGTCGCCGTCCAGGGCCTGGCGGCGGTGCTCGGCGGCACCCAGTCGCTGCACACCAACTCCTTCGACGAGGCCATCGCACTGCCGACCGACAAGAGCGCGCGGCTCGCCCTGCGCACCCAGCAGGTCCTGGCCCACGAGACGGACGTGACGGCCACCGTCGACCCCTTCGCGGGCTCGTACGTCGTGGAGCGGATGACCGACGACCTGGAGGAGGCGATCGTGGGCCTCATGCGCCGGGTCGAGGACCTCGGCGGCGCGGTGTCGGCCATCGAGCACGGCTTCCAGAAGAACGAGATCGAGCGGTCCGCCTACCGGATCGCGCAGCAGACCGACTCCGGCGAGCGGGTCGTCGTCGGCGTCAACCGCTTCCGGCTCGACGCGGAGGAGCCGTACGAGCCGCTGCGCGTCGACCCGGCCATCGAGGCGCAGCAGGCGGAGCGCCTGGCCCGGCTCCGCGCGGAGCGCGATCCGGCGGCCGTGGACGCCGCCCTCGACGCCCTGAGGAAGGCCGCGCAGGGCGAGGACAACGTCCTGTACCCGATGAAGGACGCGCTACGGGCCCGGGCGACAGTGGGCGAGGTGTGCAACGCGCTGCGCGAGGTCTGGGGGACGTACGTGCCGTCGGACGCGTTCTGA
- a CDS encoding ABC transporter ATP-binding protein — translation MKDVDVVRDGNPILREVSLTVRAGEHWALLGANGAGKSTLLSLLGALAHPTCGMVEVLGHRLGRVDMRQLRSYVGHVNPRHDLRSPLKVQDVVLTGLTNTIERVPRWEPTPEQVSTADRLIGLLGLTDRQDARWPTLSQGERGRALIARALMPSPRLLLLDEPATGLDVAGREQLIERIDTLQHTYPELASVLVTHHLEELPPGTTHVMLLRDGRCLASGPAGEVLTSDQVSKCFDHPIRLTRVDGRWSVRASRPSRAQVG, via the coding sequence GTGAAGGACGTGGATGTCGTCCGCGACGGCAATCCGATCCTGCGCGAGGTGTCGCTGACCGTACGGGCCGGCGAGCACTGGGCGCTGCTCGGCGCCAACGGGGCAGGCAAGAGCACCCTCCTCAGTCTCCTCGGAGCGCTCGCGCACCCCACCTGCGGCATGGTGGAGGTGCTGGGCCATCGGCTGGGGCGGGTCGACATGCGCCAACTGCGCTCCTATGTCGGCCACGTCAACCCACGGCACGATCTGCGCTCACCCCTCAAGGTCCAGGACGTCGTACTCACCGGGTTGACCAACACCATCGAGCGAGTGCCCCGCTGGGAGCCGACCCCCGAGCAAGTATCCACGGCCGACCGTCTCATCGGCCTGCTCGGCCTCACTGACCGTCAGGACGCGCGGTGGCCGACCCTGTCCCAGGGCGAACGGGGGCGCGCGCTGATCGCCCGGGCGCTCATGCCCAGTCCACGGCTCCTCCTGCTCGACGAGCCCGCGACCGGTCTGGACGTCGCCGGCCGCGAACAGCTCATCGAGCGGATAGACACGCTTCAGCACACCTACCCTGAGCTCGCATCCGTCCTGGTCACTCATCACCTGGAGGAACTTCCTCCCGGGACGACCCACGTGATGCTGCTGCGGGACGGTCGTTGCCTGGCCTCCGGTCCGGCCGGCGAGGTCTTGACCAGCGACCAGGTCAGCAAGTGCTTCGACCATCCCATCCGCCTCACCCGCGTTGACGGGCGTTGGAGCGTGAGGGCCAGCCGCCCGTCCAGAGCACAAGTCGGCTGA
- a CDS encoding RNA polymerase sigma factor: MGDDAELTAAVLAAQHGDETAFRTVYRTVHPRLLGYVRTLVGDPDAEDVASEAWLQIARDLERFAGDADRFRGWAARIARNRALDHLRMRGRRPATSGDETELAGRAAQSDTAGEAIEALATGRALGLIARLPQDQAEAVVLRVVMGLDAKTAADTLGKRPGAVRTAAHRGLKKLAELLGDDPETAGVLDALPPQRGPRSRAVPSAGVTHVRTRTQRDM; this comes from the coding sequence GTGGGGGACGACGCGGAGCTGACAGCCGCGGTGCTCGCGGCACAGCACGGGGACGAGACCGCGTTTCGGACCGTGTACCGCACGGTGCACCCGCGGCTGCTGGGATACGTGCGCACACTGGTCGGAGATCCCGACGCCGAGGACGTGGCGTCCGAGGCCTGGCTGCAGATCGCCCGGGACCTCGAGCGGTTCGCCGGCGACGCGGACCGCTTCCGCGGCTGGGCCGCCCGGATCGCCCGCAACCGCGCCCTGGACCACCTGCGGATGCGCGGACGACGTCCGGCGACGTCCGGCGACGAGACCGAGCTGGCCGGCCGGGCCGCCCAGTCCGACACCGCGGGCGAGGCCATCGAGGCGCTGGCCACCGGCCGTGCCCTCGGCCTCATAGCCCGGCTGCCGCAGGACCAGGCCGAGGCCGTCGTCCTGCGGGTGGTCATGGGCCTCGACGCCAAGACGGCCGCCGACACGCTCGGCAAGCGGCCCGGCGCGGTGCGCACGGCCGCCCATCGAGGCCTGAAGAAGCTCGCCGAACTGCTCGGCGACGACCCGGAGACGGCCGGCGTGCTCGACGCGCTGCCGCCCCAGCGGGGACCGCGTTCCCGCGCGGTGCCGTCCGCCGGTGTGACGCATGTGCGCACGCGGACGCAGAGGGACATGTGA
- a CDS encoding thioesterase II family protein has product MLDAEPWIRSFPVAAPPATPWTILFFPHSGGSADPYRRLAVQVADIASTAGVQYPGRAERQQESLFTDVHVLADQVAEALAAARQDAPMIFFGHSLGAAVAYEVVRRMPVQQRIVLVASGHPAPSRLRLSVFDAADDASKDPDEPLIELVRSLGGADADLLDHPLLRRMFLPAIRSDLMAHSRYRPETDSAVSCPVIALMGTTDPFTNLPDVQAWQQHTTSTLRVHAFPGGHFFTNERTGEVADILRHVMTTDREGAGVRHA; this is encoded by the coding sequence ATGCTCGACGCCGAACCGTGGATACGGTCCTTTCCCGTCGCCGCACCGCCGGCCACCCCTTGGACGATCCTCTTCTTTCCGCACTCGGGCGGCTCCGCAGACCCCTACCGGCGCCTCGCGGTGCAGGTGGCCGACATCGCATCTACGGCGGGTGTTCAGTACCCGGGGCGCGCGGAACGCCAACAGGAGTCCCTCTTCACCGATGTTCATGTCCTCGCGGACCAGGTGGCCGAAGCGCTTGCCGCAGCGCGCCAGGACGCACCGATGATCTTCTTCGGTCACAGTCTGGGGGCAGCCGTGGCCTACGAGGTCGTGCGCCGTATGCCCGTTCAGCAGCGGATCGTGCTCGTGGCCTCCGGGCATCCGGCACCTTCCCGTTTGAGGCTGTCTGTCTTCGACGCCGCAGACGATGCCTCGAAGGACCCCGACGAGCCGCTGATCGAGCTGGTCAGATCGCTGGGCGGTGCCGATGCCGACCTCCTGGACCATCCGCTGCTGCGTCGTATGTTCCTGCCTGCCATACGCAGCGACCTCATGGCGCACAGCCGCTACCGCCCCGAAACCGACTCGGCCGTCAGCTGTCCCGTCATCGCCCTCATGGGAACCACGGATCCCTTCACCAACCTCCCCGACGTACAGGCATGGCAGCAGCACACGACCTCGACGCTGCGAGTGCACGCGTTCCCTGGCGGGCACTTCTTCACCAACGAGCGCACCGGGGAAGTGGCGGACATCCTGCGCCACGTCATGACAACTGATCGCGAAGGAGCGGGAGTTCGCCATGCGTGA
- a CDS encoding FadR/GntR family transcriptional regulator — translation MTLGALRPSPLVEQATDRLREQITGGEWAVGTKLPGETALAKSLGVGRSTVREALRALAGAGLVQPRQGSGVFVIATKPKEDWSTQLRQAAITDVYEVRMLVEVEAAQLAAQRRTDDDIAALNDALARRRDAGNAGNAEFVEADIALHAVVVAAAHNPVLTGLFTEFVPVLKQRLLDLVELLSLRSDDPNHGDEGHAVLVNAVVRGDAEAAGRALRDELKQTLALLHSL, via the coding sequence ATGACGCTAGGTGCCTTGCGGCCGTCCCCCTTGGTCGAGCAGGCCACGGACCGCCTGCGCGAGCAGATCACCGGCGGTGAATGGGCCGTGGGGACGAAGCTCCCCGGCGAGACCGCCCTGGCCAAGTCCCTTGGCGTGGGGCGCTCGACCGTCCGTGAGGCCCTGCGCGCACTGGCCGGCGCCGGGCTGGTACAGCCACGCCAGGGATCCGGTGTCTTCGTCATCGCGACCAAGCCCAAGGAGGACTGGTCCACGCAGCTCCGCCAGGCGGCCATCACCGATGTCTACGAGGTCCGGATGCTCGTCGAGGTCGAAGCCGCGCAATTGGCCGCACAGCGCCGAACCGACGACGACATCGCCGCCCTGAATGACGCCCTGGCCAGGCGCCGCGACGCCGGGAACGCAGGCAACGCCGAGTTCGTCGAGGCCGACATCGCCCTGCACGCGGTCGTGGTCGCCGCGGCCCACAACCCGGTGCTCACCGGCCTGTTCACCGAGTTCGTACCCGTGCTGAAGCAACGGCTGCTCGATCTGGTCGAGCTGCTCAGCCTGCGCTCCGACGACCCGAACCATGGCGACGAGGGGCACGCCGTGCTGGTGAACGCCGTCGTGCGGGGAGACGCCGAGGCGGCCGGACGTGCGCTGCGGGACGAACTCAAGCAGACGCTCGCCCTGTTGCACTCCCTCTGA
- the leuA gene encoding 2-isopropylmalate synthase — protein sequence MAFPTLHTPSGDIPADAPRWNPQRPSAMPHHRYEPAHQRVALPLRDRTWPSLRIERAPLWVPVDLRDGNQALAEPMDTERKRRMFDLLVAMGFKEIEVGYPSASQTDFDFVRHLADSGAVPDDVTISVFTAAREDLIDRTIASVEGLPRTLVHLYTATAPTWRDVVLGRSRAEVHELIRDAATYLMRRAEERPGADIRFEFSPEVFNLTEPDFVLEVCNSLTELWEASPDRPVVHNLPATVEIATPNVYADQIEYMHRHLARRESVILSVHPHNDRGTGVACAELAVLAGAQRVEGCLFGNGERTGNVDLVTLALNLYAQGVNPMVDFSDIDAVREVVEYCNRLPIHPRHPYGGDLVHTAFSGTHQDAIAKGMAHHAKQAAEKGVSAEEAPWAVPYLPIDPGDIGRTYEEVIRINSQSGKGGIAHLLHTHHGLDLPQTMRPDFSRTVQHLTDATGQELSHNELWELFRTTYITSALDGPVTLAAWNTTEPVPGQHQFTCTLHADGQEHSCQGTGNGPLSALADALSTVGITVDILSYTEHSTATGPGSPAVAYAECRVDDVTCWGAGWDTSVLTASVHAVMAAVNRSGQVSS from the coding sequence ATGGCGTTTCCCACCCTTCACACTCCCTCCGGTGACATCCCGGCGGATGCACCGCGTTGGAACCCGCAGCGCCCGAGCGCGATGCCACATCACCGTTACGAGCCCGCGCACCAGCGGGTCGCCCTGCCGTTGAGGGACAGGACCTGGCCGTCGCTGCGGATCGAGCGGGCTCCGCTCTGGGTGCCGGTCGACCTGCGTGACGGCAACCAGGCGCTGGCCGAGCCCATGGACACCGAGCGCAAGCGCCGGATGTTCGACCTCCTCGTCGCCATGGGCTTCAAGGAGATCGAGGTCGGGTACCCCTCCGCCAGTCAGACGGACTTCGACTTCGTCCGCCACCTGGCCGACAGCGGCGCCGTGCCCGATGACGTGACCATCTCTGTGTTCACCGCGGCCCGCGAGGATCTGATCGACCGGACCATCGCCTCCGTCGAAGGGCTCCCCCGCACCCTCGTGCACCTCTACACCGCGACCGCGCCGACGTGGCGGGATGTGGTCCTCGGCCGCTCCCGTGCCGAAGTCCACGAGCTGATCCGGGACGCCGCCACCTACCTGATGCGCCGTGCCGAAGAACGGCCGGGCGCCGACATCCGGTTCGAGTTCTCCCCCGAGGTCTTCAACCTCACGGAGCCGGACTTCGTCCTGGAAGTGTGCAACAGCCTGACCGAGCTGTGGGAGGCGAGCCCGGACCGGCCAGTCGTCCACAACCTACCGGCGACGGTGGAGATCGCCACCCCCAACGTCTACGCGGACCAGATCGAGTACATGCACCGCCACCTGGCACGCCGCGAGTCCGTGATCCTCTCGGTGCACCCGCACAACGACCGTGGCACCGGCGTCGCCTGCGCCGAACTCGCCGTCCTGGCCGGGGCGCAGCGCGTGGAGGGCTGTCTGTTCGGCAACGGCGAGCGCACCGGGAACGTCGATCTGGTGACCCTGGCCCTGAACCTCTACGCGCAGGGCGTGAACCCGATGGTCGACTTCTCCGACATCGACGCGGTGCGCGAGGTGGTGGAGTACTGCAACCGGCTGCCGATCCACCCGCGCCACCCCTACGGCGGCGACCTCGTGCACACGGCCTTCTCCGGCACCCACCAGGACGCCATCGCCAAGGGCATGGCCCACCACGCCAAGCAGGCCGCCGAGAAGGGCGTCTCCGCCGAAGAGGCCCCGTGGGCGGTGCCGTATCTGCCCATCGACCCGGGCGACATCGGCCGCACGTACGAGGAAGTCATCCGCATCAACTCCCAGTCCGGCAAGGGAGGCATCGCACACCTCCTCCACACCCACCACGGCCTGGACCTGCCCCAGACGATGCGTCCGGACTTCTCCCGAACGGTGCAGCACCTCACCGACGCCACCGGTCAGGAGCTCTCGCACAACGAACTGTGGGAACTCTTCCGGACCACCTACATCACCTCTGCCCTGGACGGCCCGGTCACCCTGGCCGCCTGGAACACCACAGAGCCTGTACCGGGCCAGCACCAGTTCACCTGCACGCTGCACGCCGACGGTCAGGAACACTCCTGCCAGGGCACCGGCAACGGACCGCTGTCCGCCCTCGCGGATGCCCTCAGTACCGTCGGCATCACCGTCGACATCCTCAGCTACACCGAGCACTCCACCGCCACAGGGCCAGGGAGTCCCGCAGTCGCTTACGCCGAGTGCCGCGTGGACGACGTCACTTGCTGGGGCGCGGGCTGGGACACCTCGGTCCTGACCGCATCGGTCCACGCCGTCATGGCCGCCGTCAACCGCTCCGGGCAGGTCTCCTCGTGA